The following proteins come from a genomic window of Streptomyces sp. Sge12:
- a CDS encoding phage tail sheath family protein — MAVQLSYPGVYVEELSSGVRTITGVPTSVTAFVGRALRGPLHKPVTLTSYADFERSFGGLWSDSHLGYSVRDFFQQGGGVALVVRVHAAAANDTSVITLGSGNRRLRLNAASPGVWGAKLKATVDDDVRLNDDGTKDPALFNLTVLDTATGVKEVFRNVSIAPGAGRRVDLVLAAESQLVRADSALPTQPQSGFPVEATATGGADGGPITAADITAGTNFETDKKGLYALEHADLFNLLVIPPYAGTGDPGDRDVESQVITSALAYAAKRRAVVVLDPPPSWTTVALATAGAAALTSSKNAAVYFPRIRQPDPLRDGQVMSFAPSGTVAGVLARTDAERGVWKAPAGLDATLPGVTELALPLTDAEIGLLNPVGVNCLRLAPGAGHAVWGARTRNGADRIASEWKYLPVRRTALFIEESLFRGIQWAVFEPNDEPLWAQLRLNIGAFLNNLFRQGAFQGKTAREAYFVKCDATTTTQTDINLGVVNILVGFAPLKPAEFVVLRLQQIAGQIPA; from the coding sequence ATGGCGGTGCAACTGTCCTACCCCGGCGTGTACGTGGAAGAGCTGTCCAGCGGCGTGCGCACGATCACGGGTGTCCCCACCTCGGTCACGGCCTTCGTCGGCCGCGCCCTGCGCGGCCCGCTCCACAAGCCCGTGACGCTGACCTCCTACGCGGACTTCGAGCGCAGCTTCGGCGGCCTCTGGTCGGACAGCCATCTCGGCTACTCCGTAAGGGACTTCTTTCAGCAGGGGGGCGGAGTGGCCCTCGTCGTACGGGTCCACGCCGCCGCCGCCAACGACACATCCGTCATCACCCTGGGATCCGGCAACAGGCGGCTGAGGCTCAACGCGGCCTCGCCCGGGGTCTGGGGCGCGAAACTCAAGGCGACCGTCGACGACGACGTCCGGCTGAACGACGACGGCACGAAGGACCCGGCGCTGTTCAACCTGACCGTCCTCGACACGGCGACCGGAGTCAAGGAGGTGTTCCGCAACGTCTCCATCGCGCCCGGCGCCGGCCGCCGGGTCGACCTCGTCCTCGCGGCCGAATCCCAGCTCGTCAGGGCGGACTCCGCGCTCCCGACCCAGCCGCAGAGCGGCTTTCCGGTGGAGGCCACCGCCACCGGAGGGGCCGACGGCGGGCCGATCACCGCGGCGGACATCACCGCCGGCACCAACTTCGAGACGGACAAGAAGGGCCTCTACGCCCTGGAGCACGCCGACCTGTTCAACCTGCTCGTCATCCCGCCCTACGCGGGCACCGGCGACCCGGGCGACCGCGACGTCGAGAGCCAGGTCATCACCTCCGCCCTCGCCTACGCCGCCAAGCGGCGTGCCGTCGTCGTGCTCGACCCGCCCCCGTCCTGGACCACGGTGGCCCTGGCCACCGCCGGCGCGGCCGCGCTGACCAGCAGCAAGAACGCCGCCGTCTACTTCCCCCGGATCAGGCAGCCGGACCCCCTCCGGGACGGCCAGGTGATGTCCTTCGCCCCGTCCGGAACCGTCGCCGGTGTGCTGGCCCGCACCGACGCCGAGCGGGGCGTCTGGAAGGCCCCGGCCGGACTCGACGCCACCCTGCCCGGAGTCACCGAGCTGGCCCTGCCGCTGACCGACGCGGAGATCGGGCTGCTCAATCCCGTCGGGGTGAACTGCCTGCGGCTGGCACCCGGCGCGGGGCACGCCGTCTGGGGAGCCCGTACCCGCAACGGCGCGGACCGCATCGCCTCCGAGTGGAAGTACCTACCGGTGCGCCGTACCGCCCTGTTCATCGAGGAGAGCCTCTTCCGCGGCATCCAGTGGGCGGTCTTCGAACCGAACGACGAACCCCTGTGGGCCCAGCTGCGCCTGAACATCGGAGCCTTCCTCAACAACCTCTTCCGGCAGGGCGCCTTCCAGGGCAAGACCGCGCGCGAGGCGTACTTCGTGAAGTGCGACGCGACGACCACCACCCAGACCGACATCAACCTCGGCGTCGTCAACATCCTCGTCGGCTTCGCTCCGCTCAAGCCCGCCGAGTTCGTCGTCCTCCGGCTGCAGCAGATCGCCGGCCAGATCCCCGCCTAG
- a CDS encoding phage tail protein, which translates to MAQFSVNAQRFDPYKNFKFRVKWDGRFVAGVSKVSALKRTTEVVEHRDGADPSTARKSPGRTKYEAITLTRGVTHDVEFERWANKVWNFGSGLGAEVSLKDFRKDLIIELYNEAGQLVIAYKVFRAWVSEFQSLPELDSNANAVAIQTLKLEHEGWERDLDVVEPQEPSFVEP; encoded by the coding sequence ATGGCACAGTTCAGCGTCAACGCCCAGCGCTTCGACCCGTACAAGAACTTCAAGTTCCGGGTGAAATGGGACGGCCGCTTCGTGGCCGGCGTGAGCAAGGTGAGCGCGCTCAAGCGCACCACCGAGGTCGTCGAGCACCGCGACGGAGCCGACCCCTCCACCGCGCGCAAATCACCGGGCCGCACGAAGTACGAGGCCATCACCCTCACCCGCGGCGTCACCCACGACGTCGAGTTCGAGCGGTGGGCCAACAAGGTCTGGAACTTCGGCTCCGGGCTCGGGGCGGAGGTCTCCCTCAAGGACTTCCGCAAGGACCTGATCATCGAGCTGTACAACGAGGCGGGCCAACTGGTCATCGCCTACAAGGTCTTCCGCGCCTGGGTCTCGGAGTTCCAGTCCCTCCCCGAGCTCGACTCCAACGCCAACGCCGTGGCCATCCAGACGCTCAAGCTCGAACACGAGGGCTGGGAGCGCGACCTGGACGTGGTCGAGCCGCAAGAGCCCTCGTTCGTCGAGCCGTAG
- a CDS encoding AfsR/SARP family transcriptional regulator, with translation MSVPSVAPSLFTIRLLDGFAVRCADRAVDVPPSGQRLVAYLALRIGAGRSAAAAVLWPEVPDEKSQASLRTAVWRVNRAAPGLVVTRGIHVALAPDTVVDNREFTARIRRILRPTAGGQPPPVDEDGYAWLLRGGELLPGWYDEWVLLEQEHTRQLRLHALEAAAHRMAVHGSFAGALELAFEAVRLEPLRESASRAVIAVHQSEGNAVDAVRHYEWFRRLLDAELGLRPSAQLTALARGQVVAPRGTTGDRAVTPW, from the coding sequence ATGTCCGTACCGAGCGTCGCCCCTTCCCTGTTCACCATCCGGCTCCTCGACGGCTTCGCCGTGCGGTGCGCCGACCGTGCCGTCGACGTGCCGCCCAGCGGCCAGCGGCTCGTCGCCTACCTCGCCCTGCGGATCGGCGCCGGACGATCGGCGGCCGCGGCCGTGCTGTGGCCCGAGGTGCCCGATGAGAAGTCGCAGGCCAGCCTCCGGACCGCGGTATGGCGGGTGAACCGGGCGGCACCCGGCCTGGTGGTCACCCGCGGGATCCACGTCGCCCTGGCACCGGACACGGTCGTCGACAACCGGGAATTCACCGCCCGCATCAGGCGGATACTGCGACCGACCGCCGGCGGTCAGCCGCCGCCGGTGGACGAGGACGGCTACGCCTGGCTGCTCAGGGGCGGGGAGCTGCTGCCGGGCTGGTACGACGAGTGGGTGCTGCTCGAGCAGGAGCACACCCGCCAGCTGCGACTGCACGCGCTGGAGGCGGCAGCCCATCGCATGGCCGTCCACGGCAGCTTCGCAGGGGCCCTGGAGCTCGCCTTCGAGGCCGTTCGCCTGGAGCCGCTCCGGGAGAGTGCCAGCAGGGCGGTCATCGCGGTGCACCAGTCCGAGGGGAACGCCGTCGATGCGGTCCGGCACTACGAGTGGTTCCGCCGGCTGCTCGACGCGGAACTGGGGCTGCGGCCCTCGGCGCAGCTGACGGCACTGGCCCGGGGGCAGGTCGTGGCCCCGCGCGGCACCACCGGTGATCGAGCGGTGACGCCGTGGTGA